A stretch of the Gossypium hirsutum isolate 1008001.06 chromosome D07, Gossypium_hirsutum_v2.1, whole genome shotgun sequence genome encodes the following:
- the LOC107958589 gene encoding peroxidase 31-like precursor: MAPSSLPQTPPSAVVIVLFLLFSTALLCESRLSLDYYSKTCPSFTKIMQDTITNKQITSPTTAAGALRLFFHDCLPNGCDGSILISSTAFNKAERDADINLSLPGDPFDLIVRAKTALELACPNTVSCSDILAVATRDLVTMLGGPYYNVYLGRKDSRVSSASSLEGKLPKPTMSMSQLINLFSSSGFTVQEMVALSGAHTIGFSHCKEFSSNISNDTHYNPRFAQALKQACSGYPNNPTLSVFNDIMTPNKFDNLYYQNLPKGLGLLESDHGLYGDPRTKPFVELYARDQNKFFQDFAKAMQKLSVYGIKTGRRGETRHRCDAVN; encoded by the coding sequence ATGGCACCTTCATCTCTGCCACAAACACCGCCGTCCGCCGTGGTTATTGTCCTCTTCTTACTCTTCTCCACGGCATTGCTTTGTGAATCAAGGTTAAGCTTAGATTACTACTCCAAAACCTGTCCCAGTTTCACCAAAATCATGCAAGACACCATAACCAACAAGCAAATCACCAGCCCCACAACCGCCGCCGGTGCACTCCGTCTATTTTTCCACGACTGTCTTCCCAACGGTTGCGATGGTTCCATCCTCATATCTTCCACCGCATTCAACAAAGCTGAACGTGATGCCGACATCAACTTATCTCTCCCTGGAGATCCATTTGACCTCATTGTTCGAGCTAAAACAGCCCTTGAACTCGCCTGTCCCAACACCGTCTCTTGCTCCGACATCCTCGCCGTCGCTACTCGTGACTTAGTCACCATGCTTGGTGGACCGTACTACAATGTTTATCTGGGTCGCAAAGATTCACGAGTTTCATCAGCTTCTTCACTAGAAGGGAAGTTACCTAAACCCACCATGAGTATGTCACAACTTATAAATCTTTTCTCTTCAAGTGGGTTCACTGTTCAAGAAATGGTGGCTTTAAGTGGAGCGCATACAATTGGGTTTTCTCATTGCAAAGAGTTTAGCTCAAATATAAGCAATGATACCCATTATAATCCTAGATTTGCTCAAGCATTGAAACAAGCTTGTTCAGGTTATCCAAATAACCCAACATTATCAGTTTTTAATGATATTATGACCCCCAACAAATTTGATAACTTGTAttatcaaaatctaccaaaggGTTTGGGGCTTTTGGAATCAGATCATGGATTGTATGGTGATCCCAGAACAAAACCATTTGTGGAATTGTATGCAAGGGATCAAAACAAGTTCTTTCAAGATTTCGCTAAAGCTATGCAGAAGCTAAGTGTTTATGGGATCAAAACTGGGAGAAGAGGAGAGACTAGACACAGGTGTGATGCTGTAAACTGA